The stretch of DNA ACTCTGAGAGCCGCCCAGGACAACGCGAATCCGAAGACGAGGACCATAGAGAATCCCGTCAATACGGGTGAGCGTGCATGAGCGGACACCACGAAGAGCCTGTTGACGATGCGAGGGCCGAGGACAGCGGCAGCCACGACGAATGCGACGAGGACAACAACTGTTCGAGAAAGTTGGGCGGTGTCGAAATGTCCTACTCGAGCGATGTCTGAGACGACCGTGAGCGCGATCCAGCCGGCGGCATCGATAATGACTGCGGCAGTCACAGTAAGCTGCCCGACCGTTCGGTCCATCGCATCAAGGTCGATGAGTACACGTGTCGCGACGGGAACAGCCGAGATGCTGAGCGCTGTTGCAAGAAATAACGCGAGTGAGAAACGGTGCTCTGCAGCAACGAGATAGGTTTCGGGCAGAAACCAACCGAGAGCGAATCCCAGAAGAAAGGGGACAAGAGAGGCTCCCGCGGCAAGAGCGATTGTCGGTCGCACGTACCGGCGTATCACTGACACGTCGATTTCTGTCCCGGCCAATACGAGAAGGAGGATGAGGCCAATGGAGGCAAGTGCAGACAGGCCTTCTGAAATCGGCACCACAATGGAGGTTACCGAGGGGAAGAGGAGTCCGAGGACAGAGGGACCCAACACCAACCCCGTG from Haladaptatus sp. ZSTT2 encodes:
- a CDS encoding cation:proton antiporter, translating into MASEMSTLYLFLSGVTLLLVTAHALGIAADRLGFAPVVGELLTGLVLGPSVLGLLFPSVTSIVVPISEGLSALASIGLILLLVLAGTEIDVSVIRRYVRPTIALAAGASLVPFLLGFALGWFLPETYLVAAEHRFSLALFLATALSISAVPVATRVLIDLDAMDRTVGQLTVTAAVIIDAAGWIALTVVSDIARVGHFDTAQLSRTVVVLVAFVVAAAVLGPRIVNRLFVVSAHARSPVLTGFSMVLVFGFALSWAALRVGMEPVLGAFLAGLLVKDRLDAETSRVFQIATLGLFAPIFFATAGLQATLRELFVPETLLLAALTLVVAVFGKFLGVALGAMVTDLTRAETLCIAIGLNARGAMEIVVAAVGLAIGVLTPTLYTVIVLVAIVTSIMTPPLLRRALSRLSDDSRPLKT